GGGAAAATAACTCCGCCCTGTCCAGCCCCAGCATTGTCGATCCTGCCTTGGTGGCCTTCATACAGCGCATTCCCCAGTTCTATGCTGGGCGAGCCGAGCAGCGCAATGCCCTCACCGAAGGCGTACGGCTCTGGCGTGAACTCGATTCTCGCACCAGCGCGCTGATTTCCTTGGGCGTCAGCCCCCAGGTTTTTTCCGGGGATGTCGATCGCGATCGCCTCGCCAGCATTGCCGCCCAACTCGATCGGGAACTCGTCAATTTTGTCCAGCGGGTACCCGGCTCCTACCAAGAAAAGGAAAGCCAGCGCAATGCCTTGATTCGCCTAGTCCAGCTCTGGCGCAATGTAGACTCGCGGGATGCAGCTATCCAAACCCTGCTCGAAGACGTGCGCCGGATGCAAACGGCCCAGCGTGGATCCCCCGATGCCGCCCCAGCCCCCCAGCCCCCCCCAACGCCGCCGCGTCCAGCTCGGTGGACACCGTCCAATATCCAAATCCACGCCTCGATTATTCCCAACGGCAGTTTTACCTGGGCAGAAGCCACCCACGGCGGCACGAGGATGCCCCCCGATCAAGCCACGGTCAATGCCATTGTGCGTATTGCCACCCTAGCTCAACAGGCCCGCGATCGCATCGGTCGCCCCTTCCGAATCACCAGTTGGTATCGTCCACCTGATATTAACCGTCGGGTGGGGGGTGCATCTGAAAGTCGGCACATTGTAGGAGATGCCATCGATTTTTACTGCGATGGACTCACCGGCGATCAGCTCTATTGGTCACTCGATCCATGGTGGCCCGGCGGTCTCGGCCGCTACACCAGCTTTCCCAGCCTCAGTCACCTCGATGCCCGAGGCTATCGAGCCCGTTGGCGACATTAGCTACAGCCTGAATGCGTCTCACCCAAACACCCCAGTCAGAATGGAGTGTTTGGGCTGTACGTGGGCTGACCCCGACCTTCTAGGAACTATCCTGGATCAGAAGCTACGCTGAGCGACGTCGTTCGTGAAACGTCTCCTAAAGGGAGAAAGCCAAAACCCAATCAGTATTCCCTTTGACGTCGCGATTAGGAAACAGTAACTCAGGAAGCACTGATGCCCGACGACAAGGTAAATTTCCGCCGCAGGGTACTTAGGTCACCATTTATTCACAACAATCCACAAAGTCGGCAGAGAGAATAGGAGATCTGTCGGTAGGATTGAAGCAGTCCTTTGTTGTTTTTGATATCTCCTAAATCGTCCATGCCCGAATTCCAGGATGCGTTTATCTCCTACGGCCGTGCCGACAGTCTCGTCTTCGCCAAAAAACTCCACGCCCACTTGGTGAACCATGACCTTGACATTTGGTTTGACCAAAACAATATTCCCCTAGGAGTTGATTTTCAAAATCAAATTGATGTTGGCATTGAGCAGTCTCATAACTTCTTATTTATCATCGCTCCCCACGCAGTGAACTCTCCCTACTGTGGAAAAGAAATTGAATTAGCCCTGCAATGCCAAAAACGGATTATTCCACTCTTACACGTTGAGCAAATTTCCTACGAAACGTGGCAGCAGCGCTACCCCAGTCAGACGATCGCCCAGTGGCAAGACTACCAAGCCCAAGGATTGCACTCCAGCTTTCCCAACATGCATCCTGTAATTGGCAAAATTAACTGGGTTTATTTTCGAGAGGGCATTGATGATTTCGAGACCTCCTTTGCTGGACTGTTGGAGGTTATGCAGCGTCATCGCGACTATGTCCATCGCCATACGATATTCCTCAATCAAGCCCTCACCTGGTCTCGCAACCAACAGCAATCGCGTTACTTACTCACCGGTCGCGATCGACGCCTCGGAGAAGACTGGCTACGCGTTCAGTTCACCACCGAGCAAGCCCCCTGCGAACCCACCGATCTTCACTGTGAATTTATCTGCGAGAGCATCAAAAACGCCAATAACTTGATGGCGCAGGTATTTTTGTGCTACGCCGACAGCGATCGCCCCCGCATGGAGAACATTCGGCGGAGTCTGATGCGCAAGGGCTTTACAGTTTGGACAGATACCACCGACATTCGCACCGGAGAAGATACTCAGACGGTGAGCGATCGCGGCATTGAAGGAGCCGACGCCGTTGTATATCTACTCTCCCAAGCATCTCTCAGCAGCGACGACTGTCAGCACAAGTTAGCCCATGCCTTCAGCCATCACAAACGGATTATTCCCCTACAGATGGAAGCGATCGACGCATTAACGTCTTCATCGCGCCGCAACCGCCGCGGGCTAGATGCGATTTACACCAAACTAGAAGAGGATGCCCCTGTTCATGCCCTACCGCTGCAGTTGCGATCGCTGCAGTTTATTGACTTTAGCCAGGCGGATGATCCAGCTCATTATCACGCCAGCTTAGATAAATTAATTGCTACTCTTCAGGATAATGCCCAGTATTACGAACTTCATAAAATCTTGCTAACTCGGGCCCTCAAATGGCGCGATCAGCATCAAAATACCAGCATTTTATTACGAGGCTATCGTCTAGAACAAGCCGAGGCATGGCTCAAGAGCGCTCAGCAAAATCCCGATCATCCACCAACCTCGTTACAGCAAGACTATATCAACGCCAGTCTCAATCATCCACCGGAAGAATCGCTAGATGTCTTTATTTCCTATCCTATGGAGGAAGCAGACTTTGCTCGGCGGCTGAATGAAGCACTGCAGCTTCAAGGAAAAACAACTTGGTTCGATCAAGATAATATAGAATCTCGTCTTAGCGCTGACGCCGAGGTGCTGCATGGGTTGGAAACCTGTGACAATGTTCTGGTAATCCTTGCTCCCTATACCCTCGATCTGCCTAACCATGAATCAGAAGTACACCACGCTTTACAGCTCAACAAACGAATTATTCCCGTTTTACCCTACGGGCTCAGCGACGAACTTCCGGATAGTTTGAAGGGAATCCCCACCATCGACTTTAGTGACGATGGCGGTAGCTTCACGATCAACTTTAGTGAACTGGTGCGGATGCTAGAGGTCGATCGCGACCATGTTCATAGCCACACCCACTGGCTCCAGAGGGCGATCGCTTGGGGAGATAAACAGAAAAATCCTGACCTGCTGTTGCGGGGCAGTGAGTTGGCGACCGCCAATGCCTGGCTAAGGAAGGCGGACGATACTCAGAAAAATCCTCCCGTCACCAAGCTACAACGACAGTTTATCAATGCCAGCCAGCAGCTTGCCGACACCATCACCGCTGAGGAAAGCCGCAAGCAGGCTATTCTGCTGAAACTCCAGGAAGAACGCGCCCAGGAAGCTGAAGGACGGCTAGCGGCTGAACAACAATCGTTTAAACGTCAGCGCCTGCTGCTGCAGGTGGTCACCCTCGGTCTATTTGCACTGCTGGGAGCTGTGGGCGTCGCTCTGTCAGAATATCGTCGGTCATCCATCCAAACGGTGAAGATCACGAGTCTCTATAGCCGTATCTTATCCAACGATAATAATCATCTCGATGCCCTCGTCGAGGTTTTGCAAGCAAGGCAACGTAGCGATTACTGGCTAACTCAGCAAGCCGACACCGTAGCAGCACGCAACCAAGTCGATCTTGCCCTGCGGCAAGTTGTCTACAGTATTCAGGAATTTAACCGAATTAGCACTGCCGACATCCCAACCAGCGTCGCCTTCAGTCCCGATGGGCAATGGATGGCGGTGTCTTACGAAGATGGCACCGGAACGATCTGGACAGTTCAGGGTACTCCTAGGGCAACCTTTGGCCATAGGGGCGATCGCCCCATCACCCAAGTTCTATTTCATCCCACCAGCCAATCTGTACTGACCGCCAGTGAGGATGGCACCCTCAAACAGTGGTCGCTAGACGGTACTCTCACCTCCACCATCCCCGAAGCCCACCCTGGAGGCGTGGTCAGTATGGTCTACAGTCCCGATGGGGCACATCTGCTCTCGGTAGGAGAAGATCAGACCATGAAGCGCTGGACACTCGATGGACAAGTCCAGCAAACCGCGCCTCTGCCAGATGGCTCCGTGACCCAAGTCGCCATGATGCCCGATGGTCAAACCATCCTCACCAGCCATGACCGCAGGATTGACCAATGGTCACTAACGGGGCAACTGCTGCGGCAAATGACAACGGATACCGGATCGATTTCAGCGATCGCCATCCATCCCGACGGCGACCT
This portion of the Candidatus Obscuribacterales bacterium genome encodes:
- a CDS encoding D-Ala-D-Ala carboxypeptidase family metallohydrolase, with product TDRLTAQGWRGTDLWNADRGRYADRFIQAIAEGYSPPSNDTEAALLEATDSLRLIEAYLEDLTIDYEGAELPQNLVYLDGALLTFAERVPRYYQGLQFQRDALLEAFRMWRKLGSRQAVFSALQNTTDGVPPTDLTSLDQPLLQFIFNVPRYYSGYPHQRESMIRMVQLWRQLESREEAIASLRENNSALSSPSIVDPALVAFIQRIPQFYAGRAEQRNALTEGVRLWRELDSRTSALISLGVSPQVFSGDVDRDRLASIAAQLDRELVNFVQRVPGSYQEKESQRNALIRLVQLWRNVDSRDAAIQTLLEDVRRMQTAQRGSPDAAPAPQPPPTPPRPARWTPSNIQIHASIIPNGSFTWAEATHGGTRMPPDQATVNAIVRIATLAQQARDRIGRPFRITSWYRPPDINRRVGGASESRHIVGDAIDFYCDGLTGDQLYWSLDPWWPGGLGRYTSFPSLSHLDARGYRARWRH
- a CDS encoding TIR domain-containing protein translates to MPEFQDAFISYGRADSLVFAKKLHAHLVNHDLDIWFDQNNIPLGVDFQNQIDVGIEQSHNFLFIIAPHAVNSPYCGKEIELALQCQKRIIPLLHVEQISYETWQQRYPSQTIAQWQDYQAQGLHSSFPNMHPVIGKINWVYFREGIDDFETSFAGLLEVMQRHRDYVHRHTIFLNQALTWSRNQQQSRYLLTGRDRRLGEDWLRVQFTTEQAPCEPTDLHCEFICESIKNANNLMAQVFLCYADSDRPRMENIRRSLMRKGFTVWTDTTDIRTGEDTQTVSDRGIEGADAVVYLLSQASLSSDDCQHKLAHAFSHHKRIIPLQMEAIDALTSSSRRNRRGLDAIYTKLEEDAPVHALPLQLRSLQFIDFSQADDPAHYHASLDKLIATLQDNAQYYELHKILLTRALKWRDQHQNTSILLRGYRLEQAEAWLKSAQQNPDHPPTSLQQDYINASLNHPPEESLDVFISYPMEEADFARRLNEALQLQGKTTWFDQDNIESRLSADAEVLHGLETCDNVLVILAPYTLDLPNHESEVHHALQLNKRIIPVLPYGLSDELPDSLKGIPTIDFSDDGGSFTINFSELVRMLEVDRDHVHSHTHWLQRAIAWGDKQKNPDLLLRGSELATANAWLRKADDTQKNPPVTKLQRQFINASQQLADTITAEESRKQAILLKLQEERAQEAEGRLAAEQQSFKRQRLLLQVVTLGLFALLGAVGVALSEYRRSSIQTVKITSLYSRILSNDNNHLDALVEVLQARQRSDYWLTQQADTVAARNQVDLALRQVVYSIQEFNRISTADIPTSVAFSPDGQWMAVSYEDGTGTIWTVQGTPRATFGHRGDRPITQVLFHPTSQSVLTASEDGTLKQWSLDGTLTSTIPEAHPGGVVSMVYSPDGAHLLSVGEDQTMKRWTLDGQVQQTAPLPDGSVTQVAMMPDGQTILTSHDRRIDQWSLTGQLLRQMTTDTGSISAIAIHPDGDLIAAGAQNGTVTLWDAAGVQVGTISSAHVSRIEALAFADRDTLVSAGRDRRIHLWSTDGVLKETFLGHEHQVLGLAVHPTGAIASVSADRTLRLWQQNTRRRIINAHPNWEINDHAVHTASGIIATASGDQRVRLWRQTGQQLQELTEHNDTVEAVAFSPNGSYLASGD